Proteins from a single region of Chanodichthys erythropterus isolate Z2021 chromosome 13, ASM2448905v1, whole genome shotgun sequence:
- the fam222ba gene encoding protein FAM222B translates to MLACLPGPGDLSLQLHPHSQMNTGLQKWDTPQRMRSAQYPTPAELDAYAKKVANNPLTIKIFPNSVKVPQRNHIRRTVNGLDTAGPRYSPYPSSQTTAKTGLLAIVKVPLVKGIIKDFDGTRARLHPEVIMNAAGGPYAATSASTLNLHHLSQGPPRASQNPQGLPQHPQNLQTLQQQPGPPHQGLGHRPSSSMSQQLQGLPRPQNLSHAASLGHPGAHPPSAILLPQQHLQNPSASLQVGARKLPVADAPPNVTVSTSTIPLSMAGGLHQDRQADLNSIVHQISQFCQARAQGASATSMCEGQIANPSPINRNLLINASSRVSVHAGNPSALAPGLMHPSCAIGPPDKVTASAPVSAMPPHNMAAMNHMYHSDMKQQHLQHQSHQLQRNPQHPQMRSWTQHQLAHLQHISEGGGHPCKPQSRDPGHPCKGITYPPEMGMGQPYAMKPSSPSPPLVNNHSSNAMPPGAVTHYTNGQYYHQPPVWGSILPTPNSDSSGSQDLPVPFHGTGTGNTNPTPGMDPVGGAAHYRLVGGALIGQTNLMQTADCMGGDFQTPCFRDQNLILMGKMHRPPPMGRVVVPPSETQGQHPGYR, encoded by the exons atGCTGGCCTGTCTGCCAGGGCCAGGTGATCTCTCCCTTCAGCTCCATCCCCACTCGCAGATGAACACTGGACTTCAGAAAT GGGACACTCCACAAAGGATGAGATCTGCTCAGTATCCAACCCCTGCGGAATTGGATGCTTATGCTAAAAAGGTTGCCAACAATCCACTCACCATCAAGATCTTCCCCAACAGCGTCAAGGTCCCTCAGAGAAACCACATTCGTCGTACAGTCAACGGACTTGACACCGCTGGCCCCAGATACAGTCCCTACCCTTCCTCTCAGACTACTGCCAAGACCGGTCTCCTTGCCATCGTCAAAGTGCCCCTCGTCAAGGGCATCATCAAGGACTTTGACGGCACACGGGCACGTCTGCACCCAGAGGTGATTATGAATGCCGCCGGCGGCCCTTATGCAGCCACCTCGGCCAGCACTTTAAACCTGCACCACCTGTCGCAGGGTCCTCCCAGAGCGTCCCAGAATCCACAGGGACTTCCTCAGCACCCTCAGAATCTCCAGACTTTGCAGCAACAGCCTGGGCCTCCACACCAAGGACTCGGACACAGACCTTCTTCCTCCATGTCGCAGCAACTCCAGGGCCTTCCGAGGCCTCAGAATCTGTCCCACGCAGCTTCTTTAGGCCACCCTGGCGCCCACCCACCTTCAGCCATCCTTCTTCCTCAGCAGCACCTACAAAACCCCTCTGCAAGCCTGCAGGTGGGTGCTCGGAAGTTACCGGTTGCAGACGCCCCTCCTAACGTGACTGTTTCTACCTCAACCATTCCATTGTCCATGGCCGGAGGGCTCCACCAGGACCGTCAGGCAGACTTAAACAGCATAGTGCATCAGATAAGCCAGTTCTGCCAGGCTAGGGCTCAGGGCGCCAGTGCCACCTCTATGTGTGAAGGGCAGATTGCCAACCCTAGTCCCATTAACCGAAATCTACTCATCAATGCCAGTTCTCGAGTCTCAGTGCATGCAGGAAACCCTAGTGCACTCGCTCCTGGTCTTATGCACCCATCCTGTGCTATTGGACCTCCTGATAAAGTAACTGCTTCTGCGCCGGTGAGTGCAATGCCTCCACATAACATGGCCGCAATGAACCACATGTATCACAGCGATATGAAACAACAGCACCTACAGCATCAAAGCCATCAACTTCAGCGAAATCCCCAGCATCCACAGATGAGGTCCTGGACTCAGCATCAGCTTGCTCACCTTCAGCACATTTCGGAAGGGGGCGGACACCCCTGCAAACCGCAGAGTCGTGACCCTGGCCACCCCTGCAAGGGCATTACCTATCCCCCAGAGATGGGCATGGGGCAGCCTTATGCCATGAAACCCTCCAGCCCCTCGCCGCCACTTGTCAACAACCACAGCAGCAATGCAATGCCCCCAGGCGCGGTAACGCACTACACCAACGGGCAGTACTACCACCAGCCGCCGGTGTGGGGTAGTATTCTTCCCACACCCAACAGTGACAGCTCTGGCTCACAGGACCTCCCAGTGCCCTTCCATGGCACTGGCACGGGCAATACCAACCCCACCCCAGGGATGGACCCCGTGGGAGGAGCGGCCCATTATCGATTAGTAGGGGGTGCCTTAATAGGGCAGACTAATCTGATGCAAACTGCAGATTGCATGGGAGGGGACTTCCAGACGCCCTGCTTCCGAGATCAGAATCTCATCCTGATGGGGAAGATGCACAGGCCACCCCCTATGGGCCGGGTAGTGGTCCCCCCCTCCGAGACGCAAGGCCAGCACCCAGGGTACAGATAA